The proteins below are encoded in one region of bacterium:
- a CDS encoding 4-hydroxy-tetrahydrodipicolinate synthase, which translates to MFRGAITALVTPFKNGKIDTEALEKHIRWQIQEGIDGLLPCGTTGETPALEDSEKELVVKTAVKLAKESGKKLPVIAGAGTNSTSKTVKEVMEVKEWGADAALVVTPYYNKPTQDGLYGHFSEVCEKTDMPVVIYNIPGRTGVNMTPATFEKVCRRYDKIVAVKEASGNLDQVSEIVSRCGWLSVLSGDDSLTLPILSVGGKGVISVVSNIAPKDTATLVRLFEERKIDEARDMHHRLFKLIKALFTETNPGPIKTATGILKWNTGEVRLPMSGLSEENLSKLKTALKEYGLVK; encoded by the coding sequence ATGTTCCGTGGCGCGATTACAGCTTTAGTAACACCGTTCAAGAACGGGAAAATAGATACAGAGGCCTTAGAAAAACATATCCGCTGGCAGATTCAAGAAGGAATTGACGGACTCCTGCCGTGCGGGACGACCGGAGAAACCCCTGCCCTGGAAGATAGCGAAAAGGAACTAGTCGTCAAAACGGCAGTTAAACTAGCAAAAGAATCAGGGAAAAAGCTGCCCGTGATTGCAGGAGCAGGAACTAACTCAACATCGAAAACCGTCAAAGAAGTAATGGAAGTGAAAGAATGGGGTGCCGATGCCGCGCTGGTTGTTACGCCTTATTACAACAAGCCTACGCAGGACGGTCTCTACGGTCACTTCTCAGAAGTCTGTGAGAAGACGGATATGCCCGTAGTTATTTACAACATCCCTGGAAGAACGGGAGTTAACATGACACCTGCCACCTTCGAAAAAGTATGCAGGAGGTATGACAAGATTGTAGCCGTGAAGGAAGCCTCTGGAAACCTGGATCAAGTATCTGAGATTGTATCGAGGTGCGGATGGCTCAGCGTGTTATCTGGGGATGACAGCCTTACTTTGCCCATTCTTTCCGTTGGCGGCAAAGGCGTCATATCCGTTGTTTCGAACATCGCTCCAAAGGATACGGCAACGCTCGTCAGGCTTTTCGAGGAACGCAAAATTGATGAAGCAAGAGACATGCATCACAGGCTCTTTAAGCTGATAAAGGCTTTATTCACAGAGACCAATCCTGGCCCGATAAAGACCGCAACTGGAATCCTCAAGTGGAACACTGGAGAGGTTCGACTTCCTATGTCAGGACTTTCTGAAGAGAATCTTTCGAAACTCAAGACCGCTCTCAAGGAGTACGGTTTAGTTAAATGA
- a CDS encoding 4-hydroxy-tetrahydrodipicolinate reductase, translating into MIRVIVAGGCGRIGGEVARLISKTKDMRLSGIIERTDHPEIGKMFSDTLVLSDISSLLDKSDVVVDFTSPQSLLSLLKKLKESSLPIISGTTGLTPDDLKELKKHSENKAVLWSPNMSTGVNLLFKLVGQAASSLKDYDIEILEMHHRHKKDAPSGTAKMLEEIVKRERRITKTLYGREGLTGERDADELAVLALRAGDIAGEHTIFFATEGERLELTHRASSRLAFAQGTLKAIRFIVGRPKGLYGYSDILEEN; encoded by the coding sequence ATGATACGCGTAATCGTCGCCGGCGGCTGCGGCCGAATAGGCGGTGAAGTTGCAAGACTCATCTCGAAGACAAAGGATATGCGCCTATCCGGCATCATTGAACGAACCGATCATCCTGAAATCGGTAAGATGTTTTCCGATACTTTAGTTCTTTCTGATATTTCGTCACTACTTGACAAATCCGACGTAGTTGTTGACTTTACATCACCGCAAAGTCTCCTCTCTCTTCTGAAGAAACTCAAGGAATCATCGCTGCCTATAATCTCGGGGACGACCGGCCTCACGCCTGACGACTTGAAAGAACTCAAGAAACACTCCGAAAACAAAGCCGTTTTGTGGTCGCCGAACATGTCAACTGGCGTAAATCTGCTTTTCAAACTCGTCGGGCAAGCGGCAAGTTCACTCAAGGATTATGATATCGAGATTCTCGAGATGCATCACCGCCACAAAAAGGACGCACCATCCGGGACGGCAAAGATGCTAGAGGAGATTGTAAAAAGAGAGAGAAGAATAACAAAAACCCTGTATGGACGTGAAGGATTGACCGGTGAAAGAGATGCGGACGAATTAGCTGTATTGGCTTTGAGGGCAGGAGACATAGCGGGAGAACATACGATTTTCTTTGCAACCGAAGGCGAACGACTGGAACTTACACACAGGGCATCCAGTCGCCTTGCATTTGCACAAGGAACACTCAAGGCTATACGATTTATTGTCGGACGTCCAAAAGGGCTCTATGGATACTCCGACATCTTGGAGGAAAATTGA